The following DNA comes from Nitrospirota bacterium.
TTATGAAAGAGGAGGCCGGGTGGCCTGTCTTGGCCGGGAGGAGCGGGTTGGATCGGTGACCATCGTGTCCGCCATTTCTCCGCCCGGAGGGGATTTTTCCGAACCGGTTTCCCAGAGTTCAATGAGGATCGCGGGCGGCATATGGTCGCTCGATTCCGACCTCGCTCATCGCAGACACTTTCCGGCCATTAATTGGAAACGAAGTTACTCCCTTTATACCGATCTGCTTGATCCCTGGTTTCGGCAACAAGTGGCTTCTGATTGGTCTGAACTACGCGCCTGGTTAATGGAAGTCCTTCAGCAGGAAGAAGAGCTTTTAGAAGTGGCTCAACTGGTTGGAAAGGATGCGCTCCAGGAAGGGCAGAGAGCCATTCTGGAAATTAGCCGGCTGATCAGGGAAGATTATCTCCGTCAAAGCTCTTTTTCGCAGAGCGATGCCAACTGTCCGCTTGAAAAGCAATACTGGATGCTAAAAGTCCTCCATCGGTTTTATCAGCTTTTAATGGCGTCCGTTCAAAAAGGAACAGCCATTGACGTTGTTCTCGATCAACCTTTTGTTTTAGAGTTGATCCGGATGAAAGAGTGGCCTTCTGAGGGATTTGAACCCAGGGCAATTTCCTTGATCAATTTAATGGATGAGGGGATCACACAAGAGCCAGTCCATGGATAAGCGATCTTCCGGTCTTTTAACATTAGATTACCAGTCTGTGGGATCCATTTCCGGACCCCTTTTATTTGTGGAAGGGGTTCGAGGCGCTCACCTGGGGGAGATGGTTTCAATTTTAATGCCAGGGAATGAGCAGAGGAGGGGGCAGGTGATTGAACTCTCCGAACGGCACACCGTTGTTCAGGTCTTGGAAGAGACGTCAGGAATGCGTCTTTCCGACACCCGTGTCCGTTTTACCGGAAAGGCGGCGCGAATGGATCTTTCCCTCGATATCCTGGGGCGGCGATTTAACGGGGCAGGAGCGCCCGTCGACCTCCTTCCGCCCGTGATTCCGGAAAGGCAGACTTCCATTATCGGAAGCCCGATCAATCCCCTGGCGCGGGAAAGGCCCTCCCGCTTTATTCAAACCGGTATTTCAGCCATTGATGAACTTAATACGCTGGTACGGGGTCAGAAACTCCCGATTTTTTCGGGAGCAGGTCTTCCTGCAAAAGAAATTGCCGCCCAAATTCTCCGCCAGGCTGAAATTGTCTCTCCCCTCGATCAGAGCGAAGAAAAAATCGAAGAGCAGGACCCGGACGGTCGATTTGCCATCGTGTTTGCCGGGATGGGGATTCCATTCCGCGAAGCGGCGTTTTTCACCGAGGCGTTTGAGGAAAGCGGGACAACGTCCCATACCGTGGCCTTTTTAAATCTGGCTGATGATCCCACCATCGAACGTTTGTTAACCCCCCGTTTTGCGTTGACTGCGGCAGAGTACCTTGCTTTTGTTCATGATTTCCACGTTCTGGTCATTATGATGGATATGACCCATTACTGCGAGGCCCTTCGGGAAATTTCCACGGCCCGCGAAGAAATCCCAGGCCGCCGGGGGTTTCCGGGTTATATGTATACCGACCTGGCTGCATTGTATGAGCGAGCCGGGCAGATCAAAGGAAAAAAAGGTTCCGTAACGCAGATTCCGATCTTGACGATGCCGGATGATGATATCACCCATCCTATTCCTGATTTGACCGGTTATATCACCGAGGGACAAATTGTCCTGTCGAGAGAGCTGCACCGGAAAGGGATTTATCCTCCCATTGATGTTCTCCCCTGTCTTTCCAGACTGATGAACCACGGAATTGGAAAGGGACGGACAAGGGAGGATCACCGCGGCGTGGCCGATCAGCTTTATGCGTTATATGCTCAAGGGAGGGAATTGAGGCAGGTCGAAGCCATTGTCGGGCAGGAAGGATTAAGCGGGGACGATAAACGTCTTCTGGATTTTGCCAATCTCTTTGAGACGAAGTTTGTCAATCAGGGGAATCAGAAGAGAGGCCTGAAGGAAACACTCGACCTGAGCTGGGAACTGTTAAGGGGGATTCCGGTAGAAAGGTTGACCCGGATCAAGCCGGAACATCTCCAAAAATATGATCGGCCGCGGGGATAAAAAAAAGCGATGGAAAAAACAAGCCCCACACGGTTGAACCTTCTTCTTCTGAAACAGCGCGTTCAGACAACTGAAAAGGGACTTGGCCTGCTGGAAAGCAAGCGGGAAGCGCTGGTGAAGGAGTTTTTTAAGATGGCGGCGTCGGCCATGACAGCGAGAGAAAATCTTCGTCAAGGGATGCAAAAGGCTCAAAACGCCTTAACGCTTTCAATGGCTGTTTTTGGGAGAGAATCCCTGACTTCTGCCGCTTTTGCGTCCAAACGAAATCTGGCGCTTGAAGTGTCGGAAAAAAATATCTGGGGGGTGCGTTTCCCGGACCTCCAGTTTCAGACGGCAGTTCGTTCCGTGGAGGCAAGGGGCTATTCAGTGACCAGTACCACCCCCCATTTAGACGAGACGGTCAAAGGGTTCGAAGAAGTCATCGACCTTATTCTCAAGACGGTATCGGTGGAGATGAAACTCAAACGGATTGGCCAGGAAATTAAAAAGGTGACCCGCAGGATCAATGCCTTGAAGGAATTAATTCTGCCCCCCGTGAGGGCTTACATCCGTGAAATTAAGAACAGCCTTGAAGAAAGGGAACATGAGGAGATTTTCAGGATTAAACGGTTTAAGAGAAAATGGAAAGACTAAAGGAGAATAAAATGCCTGAAGAAGTGACGCGCCGGAGTTTTTTTGGAAAAGCCATTGCAGCGATTGCAGGATCCATTGCCCTGATTTTATCTGTTCCCATTCTGGGATACACCATCCTTCCTGCCCTTCGAAAACGGGAAGAACCCTGGTCGGAGGTCGGGCCGGTCACTCAATTAGAGATGAATCAGCCTAAAGAGCTGGAAGTCGTTCGTTCGGTTTCCAGCGGCTGGATGAAAGCCGCCTCGGTCAGATCGATTTGGGCGTTTCGTAAACCTGAGGGGGAGGTGGTGGTTTATTCGCCGATTTGCACCCACCTGGGATGCGGTTACCATTGGGACGATCAAAAAAAGAAATTTCTCTGCCCCTGCCATAATAGTTCTTTTGATTTGAACGGCCAGGTTTTGGGAGGCCCGGCTCCCAGACCGCTTGATGCGCTTCCGGCTAAAGTGGAGGGCGACCGGCTCTATGTGGTTTATAAAGAGTTTAAGTCCGGGATTTCACGAAAAGAGGAGATATGATGAAACGGATATCGGCATGGATTTCCAAACGATTAAATCTTCCTCCTGTACTCCATCATCTTCTGGATGAAAAAATCCCCGGCGGAGCCAGCTGGATCTATATCTTCGGAAGCGTGACCCTGTTTCTTTTTCTCCTCCAGGCGCTGACCGGAATGTTTCTGGCTATTTATTATGCGCCCACGCCGGATCATGCCTATGAGAGCGTCCGCTTTATTCAAGAAGAGATTCCTTTCGGTTCTTTTATACGGGGTCTCCATCATTGGGGAGCCAGTGCGATGATGGTCATGATCGGACTTCACATATTGCAGGTTTTCCTCTATGGCGCTTTTAAAGCTCCCCGGGAAATGATGTGGATGGTCGGCGGTTTTCTCCTGATCCTGACGTTGTCTTTTGGATTTACCGGATACCTTCTGCCCTGGGATCAAAAAGCCTACTGGGCCACCCAGGTCGGAATCAACCTGGTGGGGACTGTTCCGTGGATCGGAGGAGCCTTGACCCGGATCTTGAGAGGAGGGGGGGATCTGGGCGCTTTAACCTTAAGCCGTTTTTTTGCCGTCCATACGCTCTTTCTTCCCTGGTTGGTTGTGATGATGATTGCGCTTCATCTCTTTATTTTAAGGCGAGTTGGAGCGGCTGGCCCCTGGGATAAGAAAAAGGCAGAGGCCGTTTCAGAGCCCTTTTATCCCAGGCAGGTCTTCATGGATGCGGTGGCGATGGGAGTGATGTTTATTGTGCTGGTGGTTCTGGCGGCTAATGTTCCGGCTCATCTGGCCGATCGCGCCGATCCCACCGATACCACCTTCCGGCCTGTTCCTGAGTGGTACTACCTTTTTTATTACCAGTTCCTGAAATATTTCGAGGGACGTTTTGAAATTGTGGCGACCTTTGTCATTCCTCTCCTTTTTTTCGGAATATTTTTCGCGATTCCTTTTTTAGGACGCCGGTGGGAACGGATTCCCGTTAAACGGCCGATGGCAATGATATTAGGCGGGTTGTTTCTTGTTTTTGTGTTTACGATGCTGGGACTGGCCGTGAAAGAGACCGCTTCGATTGTCGTCGCCGACCCGGCGATTGCCCGGGGGAAGGCGATTTATGCAAAACTGGCCTGCGCCGGCTGTCACAGGATTCAGGGAGAAGGGGCTCAGGTGGGACCTGATCTTTCGTATGAAGGGGATAAGCGGGACAAGACCTGGCTGGAGGCCCATTTTAAGGACCCACAAAGTCTTTCTCCCGGTTCTTTTATGCCCTCTGTTCGGTTAAGCGAGGCAGAATTGGAAAGTTTAACCCGGTATATGCTGAGCCTAAAAAAAGAAGCCCGATAAATATTATTGCAATCGTGTTGACGCGTAACTGAAACTCTTGATAAAGGCTTGTCTGTTGCGCTACCCTGAAACTAGAGGGTTAGATTGAAGGAGGTCAAAATGTCCAATTCCGCAACCAATCGCGCAAGTGTTCAATTGAACATACAAAAGATACTGGTCCCTACAGATTTTTCGGAGTGTTCTGAAAGGGCGATGGCGTATGCTGGTTCTCTCGCGAGAGATTTCAAGGCTCGAATCATCCTTTTGCATGTCATCGAGTCGTCAGTTTATGCATTGGATACTTCTTTAATGCCTCCCGGAGACCCCCTTGGGTTGAGGCAGAAACTCATTGAGATGACCGAACAAAGAGTGAACCGGTTGAAAGAGAGCGGACTTGAAGCCGACGGGTATTGCGTCACGGGTGTCCCTTCGATTGAGATTATTAAAGCGGCCAGGGAGGTTCAGGCCGATCTGGTGGTCATGGGAACCCGAGGGAGAACGGGTTTGGCCCACATCTTACTCGGGAGCACTGCGGAACGGGTGATTCAACGCGCTCAATGCCCTGTTTTGACGGTTAAAGCGGAAACCATGCGGGCAGAGAAAGGGGAAAAGAAACAAACGATTGAAGAGAAAAGAAACACGGTAAAGGAGCTTGTCCCGCCCGGGGAGAATTTAACCTTTTGCCATTTATGCGCTCAGCCTTCTCATGACATCATTTGTGATGCCTGCAAGGTTCGTGTGCAGTCTGAGGCTTTTGACATGAAGCAGAGGGTTGAAAAGGAAGGGCGGGCCGATACCGGCCGGAGATAGTTTAATTACAGTTTGAATAGGGAAGGAGGAAAATATGGCCCGCGTTGTTATTATTGGCGCTTCAATCGGAGGTCTTCCAGCGGCCTATGAATGTCGGAAAATGCTAGGTCAACGGCACTCCGTAACGGTTATTTCTAATGTTGATTATTTTCATTTTGTGCCTTCCAATCCCTGGGTGGCCGTGGGTTGGCGGACGCGTAAGGAGATCTCCTTTCCATTAGCGCCTGTTCTTCGGAAAAAGGGGATAGAGTTTATTCAGTTGCCTGCAGAGGGAATCGATCCGAAGCAAAAT
Coding sequences within:
- a CDS encoding V-type ATP synthase subunit B, which codes for MDKRSSGLLTLDYQSVGSISGPLLFVEGVRGAHLGEMVSILMPGNEQRRGQVIELSERHTVVQVLEETSGMRLSDTRVRFTGKAARMDLSLDILGRRFNGAGAPVDLLPPVIPERQTSIIGSPINPLARERPSRFIQTGISAIDELNTLVRGQKLPIFSGAGLPAKEIAAQILRQAEIVSPLDQSEEKIEEQDPDGRFAIVFAGMGIPFREAAFFTEAFEESGTTSHTVAFLNLADDPTIERLLTPRFALTAAEYLAFVHDFHVLVIMMDMTHYCEALREISTAREEIPGRRGFPGYMYTDLAALYERAGQIKGKKGSVTQIPILTMPDDDITHPIPDLTGYITEGQIVLSRELHRKGIYPPIDVLPCLSRLMNHGIGKGRTREDHRGVADQLYALYAQGRELRQVEAIVGQEGLSGDDKRLLDFANLFETKFVNQGNQKRGLKETLDLSWELLRGIPVERLTRIKPEHLQKYDRPRG
- a CDS encoding V-type ATP synthase subunit D — encoded protein: MEKTSPTRLNLLLLKQRVQTTEKGLGLLESKREALVKEFFKMAASAMTARENLRQGMQKAQNALTLSMAVFGRESLTSAAFASKRNLALEVSEKNIWGVRFPDLQFQTAVRSVEARGYSVTSTTPHLDETVKGFEEVIDLILKTVSVEMKLKRIGQEIKKVTRRINALKELILPPVRAYIREIKNSLEEREHEEIFRIKRFKRKWKD
- a CDS encoding ubiquinol-cytochrome c reductase iron-sulfur subunit; protein product: MPEEVTRRSFFGKAIAAIAGSIALILSVPILGYTILPALRKREEPWSEVGPVTQLEMNQPKELEVVRSVSSGWMKAASVRSIWAFRKPEGEVVVYSPICTHLGCGYHWDDQKKKFLCPCHNSSFDLNGQVLGGPAPRPLDALPAKVEGDRLYVVYKEFKSGISRKEEI
- a CDS encoding cytochrome b N-terminal domain-containing protein; this encodes MMKRISAWISKRLNLPPVLHHLLDEKIPGGASWIYIFGSVTLFLFLLQALTGMFLAIYYAPTPDHAYESVRFIQEEIPFGSFIRGLHHWGASAMMVMIGLHILQVFLYGAFKAPREMMWMVGGFLLILTLSFGFTGYLLPWDQKAYWATQVGINLVGTVPWIGGALTRILRGGGDLGALTLSRFFAVHTLFLPWLVVMMIALHLFILRRVGAAGPWDKKKAEAVSEPFYPRQVFMDAVAMGVMFIVLVVLAANVPAHLADRADPTDTTFRPVPEWYYLFYYQFLKYFEGRFEIVATFVIPLLFFGIFFAIPFLGRRWERIPVKRPMAMILGGLFLVFVFTMLGLAVKETASIVVADPAIARGKAIYAKLACAGCHRIQGEGAQVGPDLSYEGDKRDKTWLEAHFKDPQSLSPGSFMPSVRLSEAELESLTRYMLSLKKEAR
- a CDS encoding universal stress protein, whose product is MSNSATNRASVQLNIQKILVPTDFSECSERAMAYAGSLARDFKARIILLHVIESSVYALDTSLMPPGDPLGLRQKLIEMTEQRVNRLKESGLEADGYCVTGVPSIEIIKAAREVQADLVVMGTRGRTGLAHILLGSTAERVIQRAQCPVLTVKAETMRAEKGEKKQTIEEKRNTVKELVPPGENLTFCHLCAQPSHDIICDACKVRVQSEAFDMKQRVEKEGRADTGRR